One part of the Longimicrobium sp. genome encodes these proteins:
- a CDS encoding amidohydrolase family protein, producing MIVDCHTHLNRYFDEQPPSVIERYAQLRSEMDANGIDFALVLSSYKVNEDRPSTADILRLVEDDPRIGVAAGVSFYDLGEESLAELRGLLGSGRVHALKLYPGYQAFYVYDPQLRGVYDLAAEFGVPVMIHTGDTYDRLGKLKYTHPLTIDEAAVDFREVNFVICHMGNPWLMDAAEVIYKNENVMGDISGFTLGAFEERFERLMIDKVRDVVAYANGTGGLLFGTDWPICDMASYLRFVEKLGLSEEESENLLYKNAARLFRIGLAGDSHA from the coding sequence GTGATCGTAGACTGCCACACCCATCTGAACCGCTACTTCGACGAGCAGCCTCCCTCCGTCATCGAGCGCTACGCCCAGCTGCGCTCCGAGATGGATGCGAACGGGATCGACTTCGCGCTCGTGCTTTCCAGCTACAAGGTCAACGAAGACCGCCCCTCCACCGCCGACATCCTGCGGCTGGTGGAAGACGACCCGCGCATCGGGGTGGCGGCGGGAGTCAGCTTCTACGACCTGGGGGAGGAGAGCCTCGCGGAGCTGCGCGGGCTGCTGGGGAGCGGGCGGGTGCACGCGCTCAAGCTGTACCCGGGGTACCAGGCGTTCTACGTGTACGATCCGCAGCTTCGCGGGGTGTACGACCTGGCGGCGGAGTTCGGCGTGCCCGTCATGATCCACACGGGCGACACCTACGACCGGCTGGGGAAGCTCAAGTACACGCACCCGCTCACCATCGACGAGGCGGCGGTGGATTTCCGCGAGGTCAACTTCGTCATCTGCCACATGGGGAACCCCTGGCTGATGGACGCGGCCGAGGTGATCTACAAGAACGAGAACGTGATGGGAGACATCTCGGGCTTCACGCTGGGCGCCTTCGAGGAGCGCTTCGAGCGGCTGATGATCGATAAGGTGCGCGACGTGGTGGCGTACGCCAACGGCACCGGCGGGCTCCTCTTCGGCACCGACTGGCCGATCTGCGACATGGCGAGCTACCTCCGCTTCGTGGAGAAGCTGGGGCTGAGCGAGGAGGAATCCGAGAACCTGCTGTACAAGAACGCCGCGCGCCTCTTCCGCATCGGCCTCGCGGGTGACTCGCATGCGTGA
- a CDS encoding FeoA family protein — protein MLKRIFGRRDKAPAVAACGGCPLAACATGCKAAVLRMDCEHGEAHRLRGMGLFEGSMVRVLDSRNGMLLEVKGCKLALGQSLASSIQVLPVG, from the coding sequence ATGCTGAAGCGTATCTTTGGCCGCAGGGACAAGGCGCCGGCCGTGGCCGCGTGTGGCGGGTGTCCGCTGGCGGCGTGCGCCACCGGGTGCAAGGCCGCCGTCCTGCGCATGGACTGCGAGCACGGCGAGGCGCACCGGCTGCGCGGGATGGGGCTCTTTGAGGGCTCTATGGTCCGCGTGCTGGACTCGCGCAACGGGATGCTGCTGGAGGTGAAGGGGTGCAAGCTGGCGCTGGGGCAGTCGCTCGCGTCGTCCATCCAGGTCCTTCCGGTCGGCTGA
- a CDS encoding helix-turn-helix transcriptional regulator — protein sequence MPIIVKLDDVLYARRMTLTELSERVGITLANLSILKTGKARAVRFSTLEAICEALECQPGDLLAFSDGSDPAQP from the coding sequence ATGCCGATCATCGTCAAGCTCGACGACGTCCTCTACGCGCGCCGGATGACGCTCACGGAGCTCTCCGAGCGCGTCGGGATCACGCTCGCCAACCTGTCGATCCTCAAGACCGGCAAGGCGCGCGCGGTCCGCTTCTCCACGCTGGAGGCGATCTGCGAGGCGCTGGAGTGCCAGCCCGGCGACCTGCTCGCGTTCAGCGACGGCTCGGACCCGGCGCAACCATGA
- a CDS encoding ATP-binding cassette domain-containing protein — protein MSHTLLLEGVSKRYSGHTAVDNLSLAVPPGTIYGILGPNGAGKSTTLRMVMNIIIRDSGTISLLGADPEKDRSVLRRVGFLPEERGLYKKMTVLDVIVFFAQIKGVEVKQARAEAGRWLERMSLGDWRGAKVETLSKGMQQKVQFIATVIHQPELLILDEPQSGLDPVNQEVLRDTILQHRKDGKTVIFSTHNMEQAEQLCEHVCIIAQGRKVLDGRLRDIRRENMGNAYRVQFEGESPAAEAFMAAGRFGAAAREGEEWRLELAPGTDTRALLAALNDLDAPLVRFQREEPSLHDIFVSRVAGAAQTRRVEVAHV, from the coding sequence ATGAGCCACACACTGCTGCTGGAAGGCGTGTCCAAGCGCTATTCCGGGCACACCGCGGTCGACAACCTTTCCCTGGCGGTGCCGCCGGGGACCATCTACGGCATCCTGGGGCCCAACGGCGCGGGGAAGTCCACCACGCTGCGCATGGTGATGAACATCATCATCCGCGACTCCGGAACCATCTCGCTGCTCGGCGCCGATCCGGAAAAGGATCGCTCCGTGCTGCGCCGCGTCGGCTTCCTGCCCGAGGAGCGCGGGCTCTACAAGAAGATGACGGTGCTGGACGTGATCGTCTTCTTCGCGCAGATCAAGGGCGTCGAAGTGAAGCAGGCGCGCGCCGAGGCCGGCCGCTGGCTGGAGCGGATGAGCCTGGGCGACTGGCGCGGCGCCAAGGTGGAGACGCTCTCCAAGGGGATGCAGCAAAAGGTGCAGTTCATCGCCACCGTCATCCACCAGCCCGAGCTCCTGATCCTGGACGAGCCGCAGTCTGGGCTCGATCCGGTCAACCAGGAGGTGCTGCGCGACACCATCCTCCAGCACCGCAAGGACGGCAAGACGGTCATCTTCAGCACGCACAACATGGAGCAGGCGGAGCAGCTCTGCGAGCACGTATGCATCATTGCGCAGGGACGCAAGGTGCTGGACGGGCGGCTGCGCGACATCCGCCGCGAGAACATGGGGAACGCGTACCGCGTGCAGTTCGAGGGCGAGTCGCCGGCGGCGGAGGCGTTCATGGCGGCCGGGCGCTTCGGGGCGGCGGCGCGCGAGGGGGAGGAGTGGAGGCTGGAACTGGCGCCGGGCACCGACACACGCGCCCTGCTCGCCGCCCTCAACGACCTGGACGCGCCGCTCGTCCGCTTCCAGCGCGAGGAGCCCTCGCTGCACGACATCTTCGTCAGCCGCGTGGCCGGTGCCGCGCAGACCCGCCGCGTTGAGGTAGCCCATGTCTAA
- a CDS encoding ABC transporter permease, producing the protein MSNVWIVLKREFMERVRTKSFLLATFLFPIFIIGLNVLPHLMSGEETVRHVVVVDEAPPGMAQMVVASLTPEREGRSYRLEVVRQPLAQVQAGLRERITRKEIDGYLHLPADVVTSSQVAYRARNVSNLDVMSDIRRAASQAVQETRLRTAGLQATDVRALLRPVEVSTARVTATGEEGGSAIVTFFAAYAMAMLMWLMVFLYGVNVMRSVLEEKTNRIVEVLVSSMKASDLMMGKILGVGLVALLQVAIWVVLIATGLTIAGQRLKSGGAASIMAGLKLTPQAGITLLSFFVLGFFLYAAVFAAIGAAVTTDQEGQQFQTFAMVPLMLPVLFFPKVIGDPLGTTATVLGLVPFTAPVANAMRLGSTEIPVTQVIASLVMLALTTVLVVWIAGKIYRFGILSTGRKASLADIGRWMRAA; encoded by the coding sequence ATGTCTAACGTCTGGATCGTACTGAAGCGCGAGTTCATGGAGCGGGTGAGGACGAAGAGCTTCCTCCTCGCCACCTTTCTCTTCCCCATCTTCATCATCGGCTTAAACGTCCTTCCGCACCTGATGAGCGGGGAGGAGACCGTGCGGCACGTGGTGGTGGTGGACGAGGCGCCCCCCGGGATGGCGCAGATGGTGGTCGCCTCGCTCACGCCCGAGCGGGAAGGGCGCAGCTACAGGCTGGAGGTGGTGCGGCAGCCGCTCGCGCAGGTGCAGGCGGGGCTCCGCGAGCGCATCACCCGCAAGGAGATCGACGGCTACCTCCACCTGCCGGCCGACGTGGTGACGAGCAGCCAGGTGGCGTACCGCGCTCGCAACGTTTCCAATCTGGACGTGATGTCGGACATCCGCCGCGCGGCTTCGCAGGCGGTGCAGGAGACGCGGCTGCGCACGGCCGGCCTGCAGGCCACCGACGTCCGCGCGCTGCTCCGCCCGGTGGAAGTGAGCACCGCGCGCGTCACCGCGACGGGCGAGGAGGGGGGGAGCGCGATCGTCACCTTCTTCGCCGCGTACGCCATGGCGATGCTGATGTGGCTGATGGTGTTCCTGTACGGCGTCAACGTGATGCGAAGCGTGCTGGAGGAGAAGACGAACCGCATCGTGGAGGTGCTGGTGAGCTCGATGAAGGCGAGCGACCTGATGATGGGGAAGATCCTGGGCGTCGGCCTGGTGGCGCTCCTGCAGGTGGCGATCTGGGTGGTGCTGATCGCGACGGGGCTCACCATTGCGGGGCAGCGCCTCAAGAGCGGCGGCGCGGCGAGCATCATGGCCGGGCTGAAGCTGACGCCGCAGGCGGGAATCACGTTGCTCTCCTTCTTCGTGCTGGGATTCTTTCTGTACGCCGCCGTCTTCGCGGCGATCGGCGCGGCTGTGACGACGGACCAGGAGGGGCAGCAGTTCCAGACCTTTGCCATGGTCCCGCTGATGCTGCCGGTGCTCTTCTTCCCCAAGGTCATCGGTGACCCGCTGGGCACCACCGCGACCGTGCTGGGGCTGGTTCCCTTTACCGCGCCCGTCGCCAACGCGATGCGGCTGGGGAGCACGGAGATCCCCGTGACGCAGGTGATCGCGTCGCTGGTGATGCTGGCGCTGACCACCGTGCTCGTGGTGTGGATCGCGGGGAAGATCTACCGCTTCGGCATCCTCAGCACGGGCAGGAAGGCCTCGCTGGCGGACATCGGGCGGTGGATGCGCGCCGCCTGA
- the trpD gene encoding anthranilate phosphoribosyltransferase: protein MTTPDTVSADDLGALIRAAATRPLSADEAERAFNEVMEGRATPVQMAALLVAIRVRGAVSSEVAGGVRALRRAMIPVPTDAAGLVDTCGTGGGAITTFNISTAAALVAAGAGVRVAKHGNRSFTSRCGSADVLEALGVRLDLPPDREAQVLEECGIVFMFAPLHHPAMKHVGPIRRELGMPTLMNVLGPVTNPAGARRQVVGVSDPALLELIAGALAELGHERALVVHGQPGLDEVSPIGTTEILEVNAGTVTRRTFDPATLGWEPFTARGLEGGDPQDNVRTVVSVLRGETGGVARAAVVLNAGAAIYVSGQVASLEEGITSAGAALDAGRGWEALQHLRDASRR, encoded by the coding sequence ATGACGACTCCAGACACGGTCTCCGCCGACGACCTGGGGGCGCTGATCCGCGCCGCGGCCACCCGGCCGCTGAGCGCGGACGAGGCGGAGCGCGCCTTCAACGAGGTTATGGAGGGGCGCGCGACCCCCGTGCAGATGGCCGCGCTCCTGGTCGCCATCCGCGTGCGCGGCGCCGTCTCCAGCGAAGTGGCGGGGGGCGTGCGCGCGCTGCGCCGTGCGATGATCCCGGTTCCCACCGACGCGGCGGGGCTGGTGGACACCTGCGGCACGGGCGGCGGCGCGATCACCACCTTCAACATCTCCACCGCGGCGGCGCTGGTGGCCGCCGGGGCGGGGGTGCGGGTGGCGAAGCACGGCAACCGCTCCTTCACCTCCCGCTGCGGCAGCGCCGACGTGCTGGAGGCGCTCGGCGTGCGGCTGGACCTGCCGCCGGACCGCGAGGCGCAGGTGCTGGAGGAGTGCGGCATCGTCTTCATGTTCGCGCCGCTCCATCACCCGGCCATGAAGCACGTGGGCCCCATCCGCCGCGAACTGGGGATGCCGACGCTGATGAACGTCCTGGGCCCCGTCACCAACCCCGCCGGCGCGCGTCGCCAGGTGGTGGGCGTCTCCGACCCCGCGCTCCTCGAGCTGATCGCGGGCGCCCTCGCGGAGCTGGGGCACGAGCGCGCGCTGGTCGTCCACGGGCAGCCGGGCCTCGACGAGGTGAGCCCCATCGGCACCACCGAGATCCTGGAAGTGAACGCCGGCACCGTCACCCGCCGCACCTTCGACCCCGCCACTCTCGGCTGGGAGCCCTTCACCGCAAGGGGCCTCGAGGGTGGCGATCCGCAGGACAACGTCCGCACCGTCGTCTCGGTGCTGCGCGGCGAGACGGGGGGCGTGGCGCGCGCCGCGGTCGTACTCAACGCCGGCGCCGCAATCTACGTCTCCGGACAGGTGGCCTCGCTCGAAGAAGGCATCACCTCCGCCGGCGCCGCCCTCGATGCCGGCCGCGGCTGGGAAGCCCTTCAGCACCTCCGCGACGCTTCGCGACGGTAA
- the truA gene encoding tRNA pseudouridine(38-40) synthase TruA — MNAPDFHRIRLTLHYDGREFHGWQVQPGQRTVQGEVERVLTRLLDRPSQVVGSGRTDRGVHATGQVAACDVPLKWTPHALRRALNALLPGDVWVAEADSALPGFHPRYDAAARSYLYRVGLSPEADSPFRSPWCWPLARPVDLGAMERAAAAIVGEHSFLRFAKAGQEERGDRCIVSEARWEPWEGVGLKFHVTANRFLHHMVRYLVGTLVDIGLGERPEGDMAALLEQREGLETSPPAPPEGLFLAAVTYPPNAGAERRPRGPRLVPS, encoded by the coding sequence GTGAACGCCCCTGACTTCCACCGCATCCGCCTCACCCTCCACTACGACGGGCGCGAGTTCCACGGCTGGCAGGTGCAGCCGGGGCAGCGCACGGTGCAGGGCGAGGTCGAGCGCGTCCTCACCCGCCTGCTGGACCGGCCGTCGCAGGTGGTGGGGTCGGGGCGCACCGACCGCGGAGTGCACGCCACCGGGCAGGTGGCCGCCTGCGACGTCCCGCTCAAGTGGACGCCGCACGCCCTTCGCCGCGCCCTCAACGCGCTGCTGCCGGGCGACGTGTGGGTGGCCGAAGCCGATTCCGCGCTCCCCGGCTTCCACCCGCGCTACGACGCCGCCGCCCGTTCGTACCTGTATCGCGTGGGGCTCTCCCCCGAGGCCGACTCTCCCTTCCGCTCCCCCTGGTGCTGGCCGCTCGCCCGCCCCGTGGACCTGGGCGCGATGGAGCGCGCCGCGGCCGCCATCGTGGGCGAGCACTCCTTTCTGCGCTTCGCCAAGGCCGGGCAGGAGGAGCGCGGCGACCGCTGCATCGTCAGCGAGGCGCGCTGGGAGCCGTGGGAGGGGGTGGGGCTCAAGTTCCACGTGACCGCCAACCGCTTCCTCCACCACATGGTGCGCTACCTGGTGGGGACGCTGGTGGACATCGGGCTCGGGGAGCGCCCGGAAGGGGACATGGCCGCGCTCCTGGAGCAGCGCGAGGGGCTGGAAACCTCGCCCCCCGCGCCGCCGGAAGGGCTCTTCCTCGCCGCCGTCACCTATCCACCGAACGCGGGGGCGGAGCGCAGGCCGCGCGGCCCCCGCCTGGTTCCGTCCTAG
- a CDS encoding FeoA family protein, with protein MARTLAELGPGERGRVTSVAGDADATRRLMDMGLIRGTTVEVVRRAPLGDPMEVKLRGFMLTLRRSEAEHITVE; from the coding sequence TTGGCGAGGACGCTGGCGGAGCTCGGCCCCGGTGAGCGGGGCCGCGTCACTTCGGTGGCCGGCGACGCGGATGCGACGCGGCGGCTGATGGACATGGGGCTGATCCGCGGGACCACGGTGGAGGTGGTGCGCCGCGCCCCGCTGGGAGATCCGATGGAGGTGAAGCTGCGCGGCTTCATGCTGACCCTGCGCCGCTCCGAGGCAGAGCACATCACGGTGGAGTAG
- the purB gene encoding adenylosuccinate lyase produces the protein MASDRYSNPLTERYASAEMSLIFSPRFKFGTWRRLWLALAEAEKELGLPIPDEAIEALRANLDNVDTKRAAELERELRHDVMAHVHHLGEQAPAARAIIHLGATSAYVGDNTDLIQHREALKLVRARLVATVAALAEFAREHRSLATLGFTHFQPAQPTTVGKRATLWIQDLLLDLEEVEFRLDTLRFRGVRGTTGTQASFMDLFEGDGERVERLNRLVARKMGFDKVYGVTGQTYTRKTDASCLATLAGIAESASKFANDMRLLGHLKEVEEPFEEHQIGSSAMPYKRNPMRSERINALARHVIVLSLDPAFTAASQWFERTLDDSANKRIAVPEAYLGTDSVLLLMHNVAGGMVVHPMMIHRRLMEELPFMATENLMMRAAKRGGDRQELHERVRKHSVAAGHRIKAEGLSNDLLDRIAADGAFGVTREELEEDLRPELYVGRAPEQVDEFLAEWVEPVLARYPEAGSGAVPELRV, from the coding sequence ATGGCATCCGACCGCTACTCCAATCCGCTGACCGAGCGCTACGCCTCGGCCGAGATGAGCCTGATCTTCTCGCCGCGGTTCAAGTTCGGCACCTGGCGGCGGCTCTGGCTGGCGCTGGCGGAGGCGGAGAAGGAGCTGGGCCTCCCCATCCCCGACGAGGCGATCGAGGCGCTGCGGGCCAATCTGGACAACGTGGACACGAAGCGCGCCGCCGAGCTGGAGCGCGAGCTGCGCCACGACGTGATGGCGCACGTCCACCACCTGGGCGAACAGGCGCCGGCCGCGCGCGCCATCATCCACCTGGGCGCCACCAGCGCGTACGTGGGCGACAACACGGACCTGATCCAGCACCGCGAGGCGCTGAAGCTGGTGCGCGCCCGCCTCGTGGCCACCGTGGCGGCGCTGGCCGAGTTCGCGCGCGAGCACCGGTCCCTGGCCACGCTGGGCTTCACCCACTTCCAGCCGGCGCAGCCCACCACGGTCGGCAAGCGCGCCACGCTCTGGATCCAGGACCTGCTGCTGGACCTGGAGGAGGTTGAGTTCCGCCTGGACACCCTGCGCTTCCGCGGCGTGCGCGGCACCACGGGGACGCAGGCGTCGTTCATGGACCTGTTCGAGGGCGACGGCGAGCGGGTGGAGCGCCTCAACCGGCTGGTGGCGCGGAAGATGGGCTTCGACAAGGTATACGGCGTCACCGGGCAGACGTACACGCGCAAGACGGACGCATCGTGCCTGGCGACGCTGGCGGGGATCGCGGAGAGCGCCTCCAAGTTCGCCAACGACATGCGCCTGCTGGGGCACCTCAAGGAGGTGGAGGAGCCGTTCGAGGAGCACCAGATCGGCTCGTCGGCCATGCCTTACAAGCGCAACCCCATGCGCAGCGAGCGGATCAACGCGCTGGCCCGCCACGTCATCGTCCTCTCGCTGGACCCGGCCTTCACCGCGGCCTCGCAGTGGTTCGAGCGCACGCTGGACGACTCGGCCAACAAGCGGATCGCAGTCCCCGAGGCGTACCTGGGGACGGACTCGGTGCTCCTGCTGATGCACAACGTCGCGGGCGGGATGGTGGTGCACCCGATGATGATCCACCGACGCCTGATGGAGGAGCTCCCCTTCATGGCGACGGAGAACCTGATGATGCGCGCCGCCAAGCGCGGCGGCGACCGCCAGGAGCTGCACGAGCGCGTCCGAAAGCACTCCGTCGCCGCGGGCCACCGCATCAAGGCCGAGGGCCTCTCCAACGACCTCCTCGACCGCATCGCCGCCGACGGCGCGTTCGGCGTCACGCGCGAGGAGCTGGAGGAGGACCTGCGCCCCGAGCTGTACGTGGGCCGCGCTCCGGAGCAGGTGGACGAGTTCCTCGCGGAGTGGGTGGAGCCGGTGCTGGCGCGGTATCCGGAGGCGGGGAGCGGGGCGGTGCCGGAGCTGCGGGTGTAG
- a CDS encoding DUF2975 domain-containing protein: MPRPNPGALGFTRRALRALIALNLLVGFLVLALLIATLVAETPVIGALGVPPTEENAALIAGMRLIMAIGVVMVPLGHVVLTRLLALVDTVGRSDPFVVENAMRLRTMAWAVLGLEILHLGVGVIASSVSSREQPLDVDWSFSFTRWIAVLLLFVLARVFEQGALMRDDLQGTV; this comes from the coding sequence GTGCCCCGACCGAACCCCGGTGCCCTCGGATTCACCCGGCGAGCCCTCCGGGCACTGATCGCCCTGAACCTGCTGGTCGGCTTCCTGGTCCTGGCGCTGCTGATCGCCACGCTTGTGGCCGAGACGCCGGTGATCGGGGCGCTCGGTGTACCGCCCACGGAGGAAAACGCGGCGCTGATCGCGGGCATGCGCCTCATCATGGCGATCGGGGTCGTCATGGTCCCCCTCGGGCACGTCGTCCTCACGCGCCTCCTGGCGCTGGTGGATACGGTAGGCCGGTCGGACCCGTTCGTGGTGGAGAACGCGATGCGTCTGCGGACGATGGCGTGGGCGGTGCTCGGGTTGGAGATCCTGCATCTCGGCGTCGGTGTCATCGCGTCCAGCGTGTCCTCCAGGGAGCAGCCGCTCGACGTCGATTGGAGCTTCTCCTTCACGCGCTGGATCGCGGTGCTGCTGCTCTTCGTGCTCGCCCGCGTCTTCGAGCAGGGCGCCCTCATGCGCGACGACCTGCAGGGGACGGTCTGA
- the feoB gene encoding ferrous iron transport protein B, which yields MEAIQAGGTLAAPPAPSPAPAAREGALHVALIGNPNTGKSTLFNALTGMRQRVGNYSGVTVERVEGRYRDADGHFVTVLDLPGTYSLSASSPDEEIALGVLLGRTPGADAPDVVVVVLDAQNLERNLFLATQVLELGLPTVVALNQVDAATAAGLRIDLVELTLELGAPVVATVATRGEGLDLLKQAVAKAPGLPRPGRRFALPPEAADALQPVEAALVSGGLNPSAAGMEALRLLAVRQPGRHLAGIAGLAEAVERAHDEIEAAGLSARSLEAEVRYAWIAEVADRVVTRAGGEERTLTDRIDAVALHRVAGPLLFVVMMGLVFQSIFTWAEPLIGIVEALVGGLGGWVASILPPGDLNSLVVDGAIAGVGSVLVFLPQIVILFLFIGFLEDTGYMARAAFIMDRFMRSVGLHGRSFIPLLSGYACAVPGVMSTRTIESPKDRLATILVLPLMSCSARIPIYALLIGTFIPPVAVAGVFNLQGLTLLAMYLLGTLTALGVAAIFKRTLMRGKARPMIMELPPYRIPNPRSLLLSVGHRSSMFLKRAGTVILALSIVLWALATYPKTEAPAGASEHAAQEAQLAGSTLGMLGHAIEPAVRPLGYDWKIGVGIVSSFAAREVFVASMGTIYGVGAADEGSTSLREKLRGERHAGSGALVYTPLVAVGLMVFYVYAMMCMSTAAVVVRETGGGWVGLGWASFQFVYMLALAYLSALLVYQGGRALGLG from the coding sequence ATGGAAGCGATCCAAGCCGGCGGCACGCTCGCCGCACCCCCCGCACCCTCGCCCGCCCCCGCCGCGCGCGAGGGTGCGCTGCATGTGGCGCTCATCGGCAACCCCAACACGGGGAAGAGCACGCTCTTCAACGCGCTTACCGGGATGCGGCAGCGCGTGGGCAACTACTCCGGCGTCACGGTGGAGCGGGTGGAGGGGCGCTACCGCGACGCGGACGGGCACTTCGTAACCGTGCTGGACCTTCCCGGCACCTACTCGCTGAGCGCGTCGTCGCCGGACGAGGAGATCGCGCTGGGGGTGCTGCTGGGCCGCACGCCCGGCGCCGACGCGCCCGACGTGGTGGTGGTGGTGCTGGACGCGCAGAACCTGGAACGCAACCTCTTCCTCGCCACGCAGGTGCTGGAGCTGGGGCTGCCGACCGTCGTGGCGCTGAACCAGGTGGACGCGGCGACGGCGGCCGGGCTGCGCATAGACCTGGTGGAGCTCACGCTGGAGCTGGGCGCGCCCGTGGTCGCCACCGTGGCCACCCGCGGCGAAGGGCTGGACCTGCTCAAGCAGGCGGTGGCGAAGGCGCCCGGGCTCCCCCGCCCCGGGCGCCGCTTTGCACTTCCCCCCGAAGCGGCCGATGCGCTCCAGCCGGTGGAGGCCGCGCTGGTGTCGGGCGGGCTCAACCCCTCCGCGGCGGGGATGGAGGCGCTGCGCCTGCTGGCGGTGCGGCAGCCGGGGCGGCACCTGGCGGGGATCGCGGGGCTGGCGGAGGCGGTGGAGCGCGCGCACGACGAGATCGAGGCGGCGGGGCTCTCCGCGCGCAGCCTGGAGGCCGAGGTGCGCTACGCCTGGATCGCCGAGGTCGCGGACCGCGTCGTCACGCGCGCCGGCGGCGAAGAGCGCACGCTCACCGACCGCATCGACGCAGTGGCGCTGCACAGGGTGGCCGGGCCGCTGCTCTTCGTGGTGATGATGGGACTCGTCTTCCAGTCGATCTTCACCTGGGCGGAGCCGCTGATCGGAATCGTCGAGGCGCTCGTTGGAGGGCTGGGCGGCTGGGTGGCATCGATCCTCCCCCCCGGCGACCTCAACTCGCTGGTGGTGGACGGCGCGATCGCGGGGGTGGGCTCGGTGCTCGTCTTCCTCCCGCAGATCGTCATCCTCTTCCTCTTCATCGGGTTCCTGGAAGACACCGGGTACATGGCACGCGCCGCCTTCATCATGGACCGCTTCATGAGGAGCGTGGGGCTGCACGGCAGGTCGTTCATCCCGCTCCTCTCGGGCTACGCCTGCGCGGTGCCGGGGGTGATGTCCACGCGCACCATCGAGAGCCCCAAGGACCGGCTGGCCACCATCCTGGTCCTCCCGCTGATGAGCTGTTCGGCGCGCATCCCCATCTACGCGCTCCTGATCGGCACCTTCATCCCGCCGGTCGCCGTCGCGGGCGTGTTCAACCTGCAGGGGCTCACGCTGCTGGCGATGTACCTGCTGGGGACGCTGACCGCGCTGGGCGTGGCGGCGATCTTCAAGCGGACGCTGATGCGGGGCAAGGCGCGTCCCATGATCATGGAGCTGCCGCCGTACCGAATCCCCAACCCGCGCTCGCTCCTCCTGTCGGTGGGGCACCGCTCCAGCATGTTCCTGAAGCGCGCCGGCACGGTGATCCTGGCGCTCTCCATCGTCCTCTGGGCGCTGGCGACGTACCCCAAGACCGAGGCGCCGGCCGGGGCGAGCGAGCACGCGGCGCAGGAGGCACAGCTCGCCGGGAGCACGCTGGGGATGCTGGGGCACGCCATAGAGCCCGCCGTGCGGCCGCTGGGGTACGACTGGAAGATCGGCGTGGGGATCGTCTCCTCCTTTGCGGCGCGCGAGGTGTTCGTCGCCAGCATGGGCACCATCTACGGCGTGGGCGCGGCGGACGAGGGCTCCACCTCCCTGCGCGAGAAGCTGCGCGGCGAGCGGCACGCCGGCAGCGGCGCGCTGGTGTACACGCCGCTGGTGGCGGTGGGGCTGATGGTCTTCTACGTGTACGCCATGATGTGCATGAGCACCGCCGCCGTGGTCGTGCGCGAGACGGGCGGCGGGTGGGTCGGCCTGGGATGGGCCAGCTTCCAGTTCGTCTACATGCTGGCGCTGGCGTACCTTTCCGCCCTTCTGGTGTACCAGGGCGGACGGGCGCTGGGGCTCGGATGA